A single region of the Actinoplanes sp. SE50/110 genome encodes:
- a CDS encoding DUF4419 domain-containing protein, protein MINFPVDAVPPAMEPLPTRPLGSLYPDALWTAGDPALPVLEPDGIHPLLGAVARAFADHRPLTLSPDAVWLTILEGVARHIHLNADDLRDRLVGHQGRDLLTVVVRGEPVWPDVVAKLAGMLPSRLGASDCDFSTSTEVDRMAGRVVLMDAYSPYFAYRVSVLCGIPSISLTGTAEDWRRIRARVDVLAGAGLGLEKWCRSLAPIADHFVRAAAGAADPEFWKRIYNPIDAYGGDKSTGWITRLYPYVGESGSPNPLLDLPLGEPRNATGPGVSTDAVRATLARVRMLVENAITGEQTTVALHAGLTAVVQEPGGSLRPISGCHLTAAGPELDDVLDRLDHEGEMDPPGHPALLDLPEVAALYRRFGSGVLFGGAWRLRVSGTFAEFQADWWVAPVFDLADGRSVCVVKHWESAWSYWIAVPWASDRTIEDPADVRVYGTSLAALLEGALDTGGDLTHLDSGSLSQYLAM, encoded by the coding sequence GTGATCAACTTCCCGGTCGACGCCGTCCCACCGGCGATGGAACCGCTCCCGACCAGACCGCTGGGCTCCCTGTACCCGGACGCCCTGTGGACCGCCGGCGACCCCGCGCTCCCGGTGCTCGAGCCGGACGGCATCCACCCGCTGCTCGGCGCGGTCGCCCGCGCGTTCGCCGATCACCGTCCGCTCACCCTCTCGCCGGACGCCGTCTGGCTGACCATCCTGGAGGGCGTCGCCCGCCACATCCACCTGAACGCCGACGACCTGCGCGACCGCCTGGTCGGCCATCAGGGCCGTGATCTGCTGACGGTCGTCGTGCGCGGCGAACCGGTCTGGCCCGATGTGGTGGCCAAGCTCGCCGGGATGCTCCCGTCCCGCCTCGGCGCGAGCGACTGCGATTTCTCCACCAGCACCGAGGTCGACCGGATGGCCGGTCGCGTGGTGCTGATGGACGCCTATTCGCCGTACTTCGCCTATCGGGTTTCCGTCCTCTGCGGCATCCCGTCGATCTCTCTGACCGGGACGGCGGAGGACTGGCGGCGGATCCGCGCCCGCGTCGACGTGCTCGCCGGGGCAGGCCTCGGCCTGGAGAAGTGGTGCCGCTCGCTCGCCCCGATCGCCGATCACTTCGTCCGGGCGGCGGCCGGCGCCGCGGATCCGGAATTCTGGAAGCGGATCTACAATCCGATCGACGCGTACGGCGGTGACAAGTCCACCGGCTGGATCACGCGCCTGTACCCCTACGTGGGTGAGTCCGGCAGCCCGAATCCGCTGCTCGACCTCCCGCTCGGCGAGCCGCGGAACGCCACCGGGCCGGGCGTCTCGACCGATGCGGTCCGGGCCACTCTCGCCCGCGTGCGGATGCTGGTCGAGAACGCGATTACCGGCGAACAGACCACGGTCGCCCTGCATGCCGGCCTCACCGCGGTGGTCCAGGAGCCGGGCGGCTCGTTGCGCCCGATCTCCGGTTGTCATCTGACGGCGGCCGGCCCCGAACTCGACGACGTTCTCGATCGGCTGGACCACGAGGGCGAGATGGACCCACCCGGGCATCCGGCCCTGCTCGACCTGCCCGAGGTGGCCGCGCTGTATCGACGTTTCGGCTCCGGGGTCCTGTTCGGCGGCGCCTGGCGGCTGAGGGTGTCCGGCACTTTCGCGGAGTTCCAGGCCGACTGGTGGGTGGCGCCGGTCTTCGATCTGGCCGACGGACGGTCGGTGTGCGTGGTGAAACACTGGGAGTCCGCGTGGAGTTACTGGATCGCCGTGCCCTGGGCGAGCGACAGGACGATTGAGGACCCCGCCGATGTCCGGGTCTACGGGACCTCACTGGCCGCCCTGCTGGAGGGCGCCCTGGACACCGGCGGGGATCTCACTCACCTGGACAGCGGTTCGCTGTCTCAGTACTTGGCGATGTAG
- a CDS encoding GNAT family N-acetyltransferase, translated as MDLRIQRSVVANLRNRPHAAESGPFVLGLDHGTDSPHINYATPVPGATITRDDVAALVTAFGGRAPRLEYVVSCAPELEDLLIEAGFAVESRNEYLICTPETLVTAGAPDGFEILEPATDAALTGMISAQNEAFGGSFEAAADSVARYRRNRSLGAVLVAAYTTGGEAAGGGTAVAPHDGLSEVGGIAVRRRYRRRGLAGAITAAIAERLFAGGADVAWLEASGEDSWRVYERIGFRPAGQRLYIAKY; from the coding sequence ATGGATCTGCGCATTCAGCGCTCCGTCGTCGCCAATCTGCGTAACCGGCCGCACGCGGCCGAGTCCGGGCCGTTCGTGCTCGGCCTGGATCACGGCACCGACAGTCCGCACATCAACTACGCCACGCCGGTTCCCGGCGCGACGATCACCCGGGACGATGTCGCGGCGCTGGTCACCGCATTCGGTGGCCGGGCACCCCGGCTGGAGTACGTCGTGAGCTGTGCCCCGGAGCTCGAAGACCTCCTGATCGAGGCCGGCTTCGCGGTCGAGTCCCGCAACGAGTACCTGATCTGCACACCGGAGACACTGGTGACGGCGGGCGCCCCGGACGGGTTCGAGATCCTGGAACCGGCGACCGACGCCGCGTTGACCGGGATGATCTCGGCACAGAACGAGGCGTTCGGCGGCTCGTTCGAGGCCGCGGCCGATTCGGTGGCCCGGTATCGGCGCAACCGGTCGCTGGGCGCGGTGCTGGTCGCCGCGTACACCACCGGCGGCGAGGCGGCCGGTGGCGGCACGGCGGTGGCGCCACACGACGGGCTCAGCGAAGTCGGCGGGATCGCGGTCCGCCGGCGGTACCGCCGCCGGGGGCTGGCCGGGGCGATCACCGCGGCGATCGCCGAGCGGCTGTTCGCCGGCGGGGCCGACGTGGCCTGGCTGGAGGCCTCCGGCGAGGACTCGTGGCGGGTCTACGAGCGGATCGGCTTCCGGCCGGCGGGTCAGCGGCTCTACATCGCCAAGTACTGA
- the pheT gene encoding phenylalanine--tRNA ligase subunit beta, which translates to MKTSLSWLREYVDLPAGLTAERLDLALNTLGMEVESIVDQAATVQGDLVVGRVLTIEELTGFKKPIRFCTVDVGRDAPQEIVCGARNFAEGDLVVVILPGGELPGGFRIGARKTYGRNSHGMICSAAELGLSGDHSGIIVLPAGTPGADARPVVGLDDVLVEVEITPDRGYEMSVRGIARELATHFGVAYRDPAAIPAAAATGDSPWPVTVEDTVGCDRFSARVVRGIDPQAQSPEWMQRRLIQAGIRAISLPVDITNYLMLEFGQPMHVFDLQRLRGGLTVRRARAGEKLTTLDGVARILDAEDMVICDETGPISLAAVMGGETSEWQPGTVDVLLEAAHWDPVMVGRTARRHRLFSEAAKRWERGVDPQLTLPALERAVAILLEHAGGTADERILDLDHVAPPAAIHLPAELPSKVIGLPYPPDRIAELLTAAGCTVAGSDVVPPSWRPDLQAPIDLVEEVARLGGYHDIPSVLPPAGASNGLTPGQRRRRSVGRALAENGYVEVLSYPFVAPGAADQLGLPADDPRRSAVRLTNPLSEEEPLLRTNLLGPLLGTLKRNLGRGHRDVALFETGTVFLPRLTAEAPPVLGVDRRPDADEWARANAIVPDQPWHLAAVLTGDAAPAGWWGEGRPASWADAIEAARIAIAAAGVPAARVGVRAAEQAPWHPGRCAAILVDGEVVGHAGELHPAVVSALELPKRTSAMELSLDALPDAPVVDAPLISTFPPALIDVALVLDRTVPADEVRAALAEGAGSLLESVALFDVYESAQLGEGKRSLAYKLTFRAPDRTLTSDETIAARDAAVAVTTARFGATLRGA; encoded by the coding sequence GTGAAGACGTCACTGTCATGGCTGCGGGAATACGTCGACCTGCCGGCCGGCCTCACCGCCGAGCGGCTCGACCTGGCGCTGAACACCCTCGGCATGGAGGTCGAGTCCATCGTCGACCAGGCCGCCACCGTCCAGGGTGACCTGGTCGTCGGCCGGGTCCTCACGATCGAGGAGCTGACCGGTTTCAAGAAGCCGATCCGCTTCTGCACGGTCGACGTCGGCCGGGACGCGCCGCAGGAGATCGTCTGCGGCGCCCGCAACTTCGCCGAGGGCGACCTCGTCGTGGTGATCCTGCCCGGCGGCGAGCTGCCCGGCGGGTTCCGGATCGGGGCGCGCAAGACGTACGGGCGCAACTCGCACGGCATGATCTGCTCGGCCGCCGAGCTCGGACTCTCCGGTGACCACTCGGGCATCATCGTGCTGCCCGCGGGGACGCCCGGTGCCGACGCCCGGCCGGTGGTCGGACTGGACGACGTCCTGGTCGAGGTGGAGATCACCCCGGACCGGGGATACGAGATGAGCGTCCGCGGCATCGCCCGCGAGCTCGCCACCCATTTCGGGGTGGCCTACCGCGACCCGGCGGCGATCCCGGCCGCCGCCGCGACCGGCGACTCGCCGTGGCCGGTCACCGTCGAGGACACCGTCGGCTGCGACCGGTTCTCGGCGCGCGTCGTGCGCGGCATCGACCCGCAGGCGCAGTCCCCCGAGTGGATGCAGCGCCGGCTGATCCAGGCCGGTATCCGGGCCATCTCGCTGCCGGTCGACATCACCAACTACCTGATGCTGGAATTCGGCCAGCCGATGCACGTCTTCGACCTGCAGCGACTGCGCGGCGGGCTGACCGTGCGGCGTGCCCGGGCCGGCGAGAAGCTCACCACGCTGGACGGTGTCGCCCGGATCCTCGACGCCGAGGACATGGTGATCTGCGACGAGACCGGGCCGATCTCGCTGGCCGCGGTGATGGGCGGCGAGACCAGCGAGTGGCAGCCGGGCACGGTCGACGTGCTCCTCGAAGCCGCGCACTGGGATCCGGTGATGGTGGGGCGCACCGCCCGCCGGCACCGGCTGTTCAGCGAGGCCGCCAAGCGGTGGGAGCGCGGCGTCGACCCGCAGCTCACCCTGCCCGCGCTGGAGCGCGCGGTGGCGATCCTGCTGGAGCACGCCGGCGGGACCGCCGACGAGCGGATCCTCGACCTCGACCACGTGGCCCCGCCGGCCGCGATCCACCTGCCGGCCGAGCTCCCGTCGAAGGTCATCGGCCTGCCCTACCCGCCGGACCGGATCGCCGAGCTGCTCACCGCGGCCGGCTGCACGGTCGCCGGCAGCGACGTCGTCCCGCCCAGCTGGCGGCCCGACCTGCAGGCCCCGATCGACCTGGTCGAGGAGGTGGCCCGGCTCGGCGGCTACCACGACATCCCGAGTGTGCTGCCGCCGGCCGGGGCCAGCAACGGGCTCACCCCCGGGCAGCGCCGCCGCCGCTCGGTCGGCCGCGCGCTCGCCGAGAACGGGTACGTCGAGGTGCTGTCCTACCCGTTCGTCGCGCCCGGCGCCGCGGACCAGCTCGGGCTGCCGGCCGACGACCCGCGGCGCAGCGCGGTCCGGCTCACCAACCCGCTGTCCGAGGAGGAGCCGCTGCTGCGCACCAACCTGCTCGGCCCGCTGCTCGGCACGCTCAAGCGCAACCTGGGCCGCGGGCACCGGGACGTGGCGCTCTTCGAGACCGGCACGGTGTTCCTGCCGCGGCTGACCGCGGAGGCTCCGCCGGTCCTCGGCGTCGACCGGCGGCCGGACGCCGACGAGTGGGCGCGGGCCAACGCGATCGTCCCCGACCAGCCGTGGCACCTGGCCGCGGTCCTGACCGGCGACGCCGCCCCGGCCGGCTGGTGGGGTGAGGGCCGCCCGGCGAGCTGGGCGGACGCCATCGAGGCCGCCCGCATCGCGATCGCCGCCGCCGGGGTGCCCGCCGCCCGGGTCGGGGTCCGCGCCGCCGAGCAGGCCCCGTGGCACCCGGGCCGCTGCGCCGCGATCCTGGTCGACGGCGAGGTCGTCGGCCACGCCGGCGAGCTGCACCCGGCCGTCGTCTCCGCCCTCGAACTGCCGAAACGCACCAGCGCGATGGAGCTTTCGCTGGACGCGCTGCCGGACGCCCCGGTCGTCGACGCCCCGCTGATCTCCACGTTCCCGCCGGCGCTGATCGACGTGGCACTGGTCCTGGACCGCACGGTGCCGGCCGACGAGGTCCGCGCCGCCCTGGCCGAGGGCGCGGGTTCGCTGCTGGAATCGGTGGCACTGTTCGACGTGTACGAGTCGGCGCAGCTCGGCGAGGGGAAGCGGTCGCTGGCCTACAAGCTGACGTTCCGCGCGCCGGACCGGACGCTGACCTCCGACGAGACGATCGCCGCCCGCGACGCCGCGGTGGCGGTGACGACGGCGCGCTTCGGCGCGACCCTGCGCGGCGCCTGA
- a CDS encoding M20/M25/M40 family metallo-hydrolase yields the protein MTKRRVLLSAAMAAPLAGPATGAHRRPPDAELRAILRAIDPVRIEATVRRLAAFGTRHTLSSQTDPGRGIGAARDWIHDQLRSYAEAADGRMTVEAPSFTQPVSPRVPTPTVITNVIATLRGSVSPERIYVVTGHYDSRVTDVLDHTSDAPGADDDASGVAVVLELARVMARHSPEATIVFAAVAGEEQGLYGSDHLAQSFRDAGADIEAMFSNDIVGTGDAHDGSRPEPHTVRLFVEGVPTAETPAEAGVRRSVGGENDGPSRQLGRFAREVAANPQTGMDIRVVWRRDRYLRGSDHVSFLLRGYPAARFTEPRENFAHEHQDVRVVDGVQYGDLVEFCDFAYIARVARVNAATLWSLATAPGTPKDVVIDTTRLTNDTTLRWTLGTEPDLAGYEIVWRETTAPDWTGAHAVGLVGTATVDISKDNVQFGVRAVDRDGHRSPAAAPKPSA from the coding sequence ATGACGAAACGGCGAGTCCTCCTGTCCGCCGCGATGGCGGCGCCGCTGGCCGGACCGGCCACCGGGGCACACCGGCGGCCGCCGGACGCCGAGCTGCGGGCGATCCTGCGCGCGATCGACCCGGTCCGGATCGAGGCGACGGTGCGGCGGCTCGCCGCCTTCGGCACCCGGCACACGCTGTCGTCACAGACCGATCCGGGGCGCGGGATCGGCGCGGCGCGGGATTGGATCCACGATCAATTGCGGTCGTACGCGGAGGCCGCCGACGGCCGGATGACCGTCGAGGCCCCGTCGTTCACCCAGCCGGTCTCACCGCGCGTGCCGACCCCGACGGTCATCACCAACGTGATCGCCACCCTGCGCGGCAGCGTCAGCCCCGAGCGGATCTACGTGGTCACCGGGCACTACGACTCGCGGGTGACCGACGTTCTGGACCACACCAGTGACGCGCCGGGCGCCGACGACGACGCGTCCGGGGTGGCCGTGGTGCTGGAACTGGCCCGGGTGATGGCCCGGCACAGCCCGGAGGCGACCATCGTCTTCGCCGCGGTCGCCGGCGAGGAGCAGGGCCTGTACGGCTCCGACCACCTGGCCCAGTCGTTCCGGGACGCCGGCGCCGACATCGAGGCCATGTTCAGCAACGACATCGTCGGCACCGGCGACGCGCACGACGGCAGCCGGCCCGAGCCGCACACCGTGCGGCTGTTCGTCGAGGGCGTCCCCACCGCGGAGACCCCCGCCGAGGCGGGTGTGCGGCGCAGCGTCGGCGGCGAGAACGACGGGCCGTCCCGCCAGCTCGGCCGCTTCGCCCGCGAGGTGGCGGCGAATCCGCAGACCGGCATGGACATCCGGGTGGTCTGGCGCCGCGACCGCTACCTGCGCGGCAGCGACCACGTCTCGTTCCTGCTGCGCGGCTACCCGGCGGCCCGGTTCACCGAGCCTCGGGAGAACTTCGCCCACGAGCACCAGGACGTCCGGGTCGTCGACGGCGTGCAGTACGGCGACCTGGTGGAATTCTGCGACTTCGCGTACATCGCCCGGGTGGCCCGGGTCAACGCCGCCACCCTGTGGAGCCTGGCGACCGCACCCGGCACCCCGAAGGACGTGGTGATCGACACCACCCGGCTCACCAACGACACCACCCTGCGCTGGACCCTCGGCACCGAGCCCGACCTGGCCGGATACGAGATCGTCTGGCGGGAGACCACCGCACCGGACTGGACCGGCGCGCACGCGGTCGGGCTGGTCGGCACCGCCACCGTCGACATCTCCAAGGACAACGTGCAGTTCGGCGTCCGCGCGGTCGACCGCGACGGGCACCGCAGTCCGGCCGCTGCGCCGAAGCCGTCGGCCTGA